A window of the Persephonella sp. genome harbors these coding sequences:
- a CDS encoding bifunctional riboflavin kinase/FAD synthetase has protein sequence MKVLTEQNLPLKEETVCTIGSFDGFHIGHIHLLEKTKEEAQKTGRKSLVITFEPHPKKILSPEKAPCRITDLTTKLELLEYYNIDYVYVIHFTPEYAKKSAKAFLDFLAKNLKCKKIIVGHDWRFGYGGKGCIEFASEYGKKAGFEVEVIPPIKINDTRISSTIIRTLLKEGKVDEAEKYLGRTYCIKGKVIQGDRLGQKIGFPTINIIPDVDLCLKKGVYMGYVSFDHKLYPAVINYGTRPTVDGKKTFIEAHIIGEKLSKDIKEVKIFFKKFIREEKKFNNIQELQKQIKNDIQEAINTLEVKT, from the coding sequence ATGAAAGTTCTCACAGAGCAGAATTTACCCTTAAAAGAAGAAACTGTATGCACAATAGGAAGCTTTGACGGATTTCATATTGGACATATTCATTTACTGGAAAAAACAAAAGAAGAAGCACAGAAAACCGGAAGAAAATCCCTTGTAATCACATTTGAACCTCATCCTAAAAAAATTTTATCTCCAGAAAAAGCCCCTTGTCGTATAACTGACCTGACCACGAAACTGGAACTACTTGAATATTACAATATTGATTATGTATATGTAATCCACTTTACACCTGAATATGCAAAAAAATCTGCAAAAGCATTCCTGGACTTTTTAGCAAAAAATCTTAAATGTAAAAAAATTATAGTAGGCCACGACTGGCGTTTCGGCTATGGTGGAAAAGGTTGTATTGAATTTGCATCAGAATACGGGAAAAAAGCAGGCTTTGAGGTGGAAGTAATTCCTCCTATAAAAATAAATGACACAAGAATAAGTAGCACAATAATAAGAACACTTCTTAAAGAAGGTAAAGTTGACGAAGCAGAAAAATATTTAGGAAGAACATATTGTATAAAAGGCAAAGTAATCCAAGGGGATAGACTAGGACAAAAAATAGGATTTCCCACAATAAATATTATCCCAGATGTTGATTTATGCCTGAAAAAAGGTGTTTATATGGGATATGTATCATTTGACCACAAACTTTATCCTGCAGTTATAAACTATGGGACAAGGCCAACTGTTGACGGAAAAAAAACATTTATAGAAGCCCATATAATAGGCGAAAAATTAAGCAAAGATATAAAAGAAGTAAAAATATTTTTCAAAAAATTTATCAGGGAAGAAAAAAAATTCAACAACATCCAGGAGCTTCAAAAGCAAATCAAAAATGATATACAGGAAGCAATCAACACATTAGAGGTAAAAACATGA